TCCCTCACGCAAGCCTGTTGGCCTGCCAGCTCGAACTCAGACGGCCGAGAAGCTTTCTAGGATGTTGAAGCGCTTCCCGGTGAGTTCAATTACGACGCAGTAGATGAGCACAGCGCTGATTTCTGTGAGCGTAACTAGTGTGCAAGTTCGTTTTTTGTACGGCCGCTGTGCGACGATGCCCCACGATTTGCCAACATGGCCACAGCAGCCAATGCGGCGGGTATTGCCAGCACGGACACGATGCCACCAAAGCCCCAGCCAACGCTTAGCAAAATGCCGCCCACCGCAGATCCGAGGATGCTGCCGAAGCGTCCCATGCCTTGCATCCAACTAACCCCTGTGGCACGTGCCAAGGTGGGGTAGCACGCTGGTGCAAACGCATTGAGTCCAGTCTGTGCACCATTCATGAAGAACCCCGCTGCCAACATCCAAAGTGGCATTGCATCCGACGTAGCTCCAGCGCTACCCATGCCTAATACACAGATCGCTCCGCCGACATATGCTGCACCAATCACGAGACTCGGTTTCAGCTTGTCCATAACCCAGCCGGTTAACACAGCACCGACAATCCCTCCTGTCTGGAACATGGCTACGATGTTGGCGGCTTGAGAGATAGGCAGCCCAGCGTCCTTCATCAGGGTAGGCAACCACCCAGTGATTAGGTAGATCACCAACAAGCCCATGAAGTAAGTGACCCACAACGACACCGTGAGGAATCTATAGCCCGTCGAAAACAACACCCCGATCGGCTTTTGAGATTTGACTGCAGGTTCAGGTGCGAAGAACGCGGTGGACGGTTCAAATCGCGCTTGGCAGACTTTGCTCAACGTCTTGGCTATGCGCTCTGCCGAAACCCCTTGAACAAGCATGAGCCGAACTGACTCAGGCAAGTAGATTGCAAGAAATGGAAGAAGGACGAGAGGTAGCACTCCTCCGGCAACCAACACAGAGCGCCATCCCCAGTGTGGAATCATCCAACCTGCGGCAAACCCAACGACGGCAGAACCAACACCAAAGCCGATAAACATAACTGTGATCAGCAACGATCTGCGACGCTCTGGAAGGTACTCGGAGAGCAAAGTTGAAGTGTTGGGCATTGCCGCACCGAGTCCAATGCCTGTCAGAAGCCGCATGACGACCATTGATTCGACGCTCTGAGTGAATGCGGTCAGTAGACTGAACAAGCCGAATACAAACACCGAAGCCAGAAGCATGGTCTTGCGTCCAACTCGATCTGAGAGAGGCCCTGCGGCGAGCGCGCCGATGACCAATCCCACGGGGGCTGCAGTCATGACCCAGCCAAAGCCAGCTCGTGAAATGCCCCATTCATGGATGATGGAGGGTGCCAAGAATCCCATGATTGCGACGTCCATGCCGTCTGCGGCGACTATTAGGAAGCAAAGCGCCACCAACAGCCATTGCCGCGGTGCGATGCCTCGATCGTCAATGAACGCCTTAACGTTCACCGTTGTTGAAGATGCTTTCAATTTGTCTCCTTCTGCTGTCGTGCACGCGCAAGCCAGCCATACCTCACGGATGACTTTTGCGTGCGCCTCAGCGCTTCTTGTCTTAGATTCGGCTCAGCGTGCGTCAGGCACCCGCCGGGTCTGCATGAATGTTTCGAAGCTCTCACCGCGCATCGCGGCATAGACTTCCAGGTTCGTCCATTTGGAGATGCGCGCGTACTTCTCCAGTAGAAAGAAGCTGACGCCATAGCGGATCAGGCCGATCCAATCGTGTCGGCGCATCAGATCCATTTCCTCCTCGGTCAGAGCAGCCTCCTTCATCAGGTCTTCGGGGTCATCTGCGAAGCGCCCGCGCCACACGGGATCAGTGAAGCGCCAGAAGAAGCGGTTCAAGCGAAGCGCACGGTAACTTGCGCGCAGGTCGAAGGCATACGTACCTTGTAAATGCTCTGCGCCGGCCAGTTGTGGGTTGGAGGCTGTTGTCATGCCCGCTCCTCATACAAAGCTACCGTCATGGCAGTCGTGGTCGCCAAGTAATAGTTGAGGTGAAGCAGCTCGATCTTGGGTTTCATGGCTCCGCGCATTGCAAGCCACATGATTTGCTCAACGCTCTCAGCGCCTCCCAAACGCATGTAGTCGGCATGGGTCATCTTTGTCAGCGCTTCAGGATCGTGCTGCAACATATCCAGGAATTGGTGGTCCCATTCCTCATTGTTGAATCCGGTGCGCTCACCATGTACCTGGTGCGATAGACCACCCGTGCCCACGATAGCCACACGGCGCGCTCCACTGAAGCTCTCGACGGCGCGACGAACGGCTTGACCAAGCTTCCAGCAACGTGCAGCGGTTGGGAGCGGAAACTGCAGCACGTTGATCGCAATTGGGACAACGCGACCTGGCCAACCCTGCGCATGCGGCCACAAGAGCGGCAATGGCGACGCACAGCCATGGTCAAGCGGACGATCTTGGAACGTTGCAATGTCGAACTCGTCATTTACCAGCGATTCCGCGATATGCATCTGCAGATCGAGATCGCCGCGAATCGGTGGCAAGGGACGCTTCCCTGCCCCTTCGTCCGCTACCTCGAACTGCTCGCCAATCCCCACAGAGAAAGTGGGATACAGATCAAAGAAGAAGGCAGAGGCGTGGTCGTTATAGAAGACGACCAGTGTGTCGACTTCTTGCTCCTTCAACCATTGCGCCACGGGCTTGTACCCGTCGAACAAAGGCTTCCACGCCGGGTCCTCTTGCTTGCCCTTGTCGTAAGCGACTCCGATAGTGGGCACGTGTGATGTGCCGATACAGCCGATGATTTGTGCCATTTCGTGCCTCAAAGCTTCACGCCCGCTTCAACCGCTGCCATGCGGTACAGGATTTGGCGCATCATCAAGCCAGGCTTATCCGGTGCGAAATTCAGGTCAAACTGTGGCTCGCTATCATTCAGAATGCCCTCCATGATCCATTCAAGTGCGTCTACATCCTCTTTGTAGGCTTTGGTAGAGGCACTATGCAAATGTTCATCAACGGCGCTGTCCTCAAGCTTGAAGTTTCTGCTGCAAAACCACCAATAGTGGATAGCGTTGTTGCTCTCGGGCGTAAAGATGTGACTAATGTTGAAACGGTAGGTACGCGGCGTGCCACTTGGGTCGTTGTTATCCACGATACGAGCGTAGGCTGTATGCAGCGCAGGTGAGACAAACCGTGCGTCGGAGAAGCGGTCGACCGGCTTGCCTGTCAGGCCGGTAGGCATGGCATAGACACCAGGCGGTGGCGAGTTACGCAACTCCCGATCAATGATGACCGCATTGCCTTCCTCGCGGACCTTCAACCGTGAGCGCGCATATTCGGGCGTTCCGATAGCACCGGGATGAAGGAACGGGAAATGAGTCTGATCCAGTAGGTTCTCATGCATGGCCACGTAGTCAGATTTCAAGTGGAAAAAGCCGCTTACGGATTTCCACTCTGGGCTGGCCAGCCAACTGGTGTCTGGCACCATTGCTTCGTCAGCATGGTCGGCATCACCCATCCAAATCCATATGAGTGCGCCGCGCTCAACAACCGGAAAGCTGCGAACATTTGCATTCGTCGGCACGATAGGCATAGCCGGCATGTTGACACAGCGACCAGACGGGTCAAATTGCATGCCGTGGTACCCGCATACGAGAACGTCACCAACAAGAGTGCCCTTAGACAAAGGAAACGAACGGTGAGGGCAACGGTTGCGTACGGCCACTGGCTCACCGGCCAGCGTCCGGTAGAGAGCGACATCGACGCCCAGCAGACGTCGGCTGATGATGTCGCGCGAAACTTCGCTAGCCAGTGCAGCGACGTACCAGCAGTTGCGCACGAGAGGTGTGGTGTGGTCGGCAAAGCCGCCCAGTTTGAATTCGCGTTCCGTCTGAATCTCGAATTCGATAGGTCGTTCAACGATCAAGTCCATGTGGGTCTCCTTCTTTAAAGCACTTAAGCGTCGAGTACCAGCGATGTGCCGCGTGCGCGGGATACGCAGATACAAAGGCTTTCGTCAGTGGCCTTTTCTTCGGTTGTCAAATAGTGGTCGTGGTGCTCGATTCCGCCTTCGGCCTTTATTACGCGCAGAGGGCACAGACCGCACTCGCCTCGCCGGCAGTCCCAAAGCACAGGTACTCCGTCAGCCAGTAGCGCATCCAAAATGCTCACATTGCTGCCTACGTGCACGGTTCGATTGGAGCGCTGCAAATGCACTTCAAACGGCTTTGCATCGCCTGAAATTGAGGCAGTGAACATCTCACTGCGGACACGCTCAGCAGCCCACCCGAGCGCGGCTCCTGCTGCGTGGGCTGCATCAATCATGGGCTTAGGGCCGCAGATGTAGACCGAGGTGCCTTCAGGCTGTGTACTGAGCAGCGCTAGCAGGTCAGGCTGCCCGTGGCTGTCGCTGTGATGAAAATGAGCGCGCTCGCCGGCCAGTTGGTGCAAGGCGTCGTGGTATGCCATGCTGCCCGCGTTGCGGCCTGAATAAAACACCCGGTAATCGCAGCGTCGACGCGCAAGGCTTCGCGCCATCGAGAATATCGGTGTGATGCCGATGCCACCCGCGATCAGTAGCACATTCTTGTCGCGGCGATCAAGCGGAAAGTTGTTGATCGGTGGACCAATGTGCAAGCGGGTTCCGATCTCAAATGTCGCATGGATGTGTGCCGAACCTCGTGCGTGATCTTCACGCTGAACGGCAATGCGGTAGATGTTGCGGGCGTCATCTTGCAGGTCCGGGCCACCAACCAATGAGTAATGCCGCACTATCAACCCCTTCTCTGGGGAATGCGTGTGTACTGCGATATGCGAACCAGCCGAATAGGTTGGCAATGCACGACCATTAACACTTATCAACAGGTACTCACGCACGCGATCAGTAAGTTGTCGAACGGCCGCGACCTGGACTTCAAAATTTGGACTTGCCATGTGCGCCTCAGCCTCGTTGGCAGGTGATTACATGGCGTGGGAAGTGGCCCGCGCAGTTCATGCGTAGTTTCATCATGCTTGTCTCGTGTTTGTAGTGATGCTGTACAGAATTCTAATTATCGAAATCAAAGATAATTAAACTGAATTTTGGTTTTCAGCTATCGACAAAAAGAATCAATGACGCATCTTTATGCACGTCAAGCGGCCCGTCTGCGAGATTTATAAAAAAATGGCGCCGCGAACGGCGCCATTAACCTTGGAGATGCTTTCTCGATAAGACGGTAAATCAGAACGAGTGGCGAATGCCTGCGCCAATGCCCGTCTGCCCAGCACCAGCTGCTGGTGCGCCGCCTGCTGCAGCGCCACTCACTGAAAGAGCCAAACTTCCATCGTTGCTGATACGTCCAGCAGTTGCATACACCGCCGTACGTTTGGACAGAGCATAGGTGCCACGCACTGCCCACAGATTTGCTTGGTTAGCAGAGTTGCGATAGTCGAGCTTAAAGTACTGAGCTTCAACATTCAGCTGTGGCGTGATCGGATACCCTACACCTACCCACCACAACTTACTACGTGGCGTGGCTGCGCTGCCGTCGTTATGCCGGTCAACAAGGCCGACACCAAGCTTTGCGCCAGCGATCTTTGCCCACCCGTTGATCATTGCCCGGCGATCAGTCTTTGAGCTGCTGGTCAGCCCTGCGAATGCACCGGCACCACCTTTGAATTCGTCTATCGAGCCTGCCACGCCCCATGATTCTGTGTCGTATTTCACCATCGCAGACCAAGCACGGCAGGCAGATTTGTCTGTGCTGCTTTCCCCAGCACAGTTTGTTCCTGAGGGGCTCGGGCCAGCGTTGACTGTATCGCGTCCCAGACTGTAAGTTGCGCCGACATCGAAACCGCCAAACTTTCCTCGGTAGGCGATTGAGTTGTCCACGCGGGCGTTAGGAAAATAACTGTCCAGCGATCCTGACCCAAAGAGATTCGGACCCAGAAGGTCAGAGTCAAGCATGGACCAATACAGCATCGTGTACTGTCGACCCAGTGTCACCGTACCCCATGGGCCTGCGACACCGACGAAACTTTGTCGGCCGAAACCTCGGCCGCCCTGGTTAAGCGTCCCGGAGTCCACTCCAAACCCCATCTCAAGAGTGAAGATCGCGCGAATGCCATTGCCCAGGTCCTCGGCCCCGCGAAATCCCAATCTAGACGGCAGGCTGCCGCTGAGATTGGGCATTCGGGTGAGGCTACCAGTAGGCGTATTGCTTAAGTGCTCTACTGCGGTATCAACCAAACCGTACATCGTGACGCTGCTTTGGGCATGTGCGGACGTATACGCCACGCAAAGAGCTGCCGCAAGCGGTAGCAAGGCGATTTTCTTCATAAAGGAGTCTCCTGTTGTCTTGGAATCATTCGAGAGGGTTGCGTGTGATGTCATCCGTCAACCCATCAGGGCTGTGTGCAGGTGAAATTCGCGGCGTCGTTAGCCTGAGCTTGATTAGCGTTCGCTGGACCTGTATAGCGTGGGTAGCTGGGGTAGGCGCAAAGTGGACGGGTGCGGCCATTGGTTGCTGCAGTAGCTGCTGCCGAGTTGCCGTCGGTTGCGATGATGCGTTGAGGTGCAGTCCCCTTCTCCACCCATTCCTCTAAAGCAGCTAGCCAACCAGCACGCGCACTGAACTGGCCACTTCCGTGACCATAGCCAGGGATGTAATAGAACCTGGCAAACCGATCCATTTCGGCCTGGCCGTTCGCGGCAACCAGGCGATTCCAGTTCTCGACATTGGTGACGCCAGTGATGGAGTTGTCCACGGTCCCGTGGTTCATCAACATCTTTCCGCCCTTTGCGGCGAAGCGACTGTAATCGAGGCTGACGTCGTCCAGCCAACCGGAAACTTGCTGAATCCGCGCCTTGTAGTCGCTTGGATTGAACGTGAAAGGATCAAGAGCAAGGTTTTGCGTCATGATGCCGCGCACAGTAGCAGTCGACAGTCCCATCGGCGTGGACGCCCCGTTCAGCGCAAACGTCGTTGAATCCATCGTCACAGTATCACTGGCGCCAAACCAGGACGCGTTCCAGTTCGCCCCCTCAAGGATGTTCCACTTCGGAAAAGTGGTCCAGCCACCGGCGTATGCGAAGTCAAAAGTCACGGGCGAAGAGATCTTCTCAATCGCGGTGATCTGGGCATCGGAAAAGCAAGTGTTTCCCGTGTCAGCACCGCCCGCGCAGCGCATCGTGGTCTTGATGGTGTTGATATTGAAAGCGCTGTTGCAGGCAGAAATATTGCTAACAATGCCATCGGTAACACCATCTAGTCCATCGCAAGCCGCAAATACCGCATTGAACAGCGTAGCCACCTTGCTAGGAGAAAGCCATGAAGGGCTGGGAACGCCCAAGCCTGCTGAGTGGATGGCTTTTCCTGTGGCATTCTGTCCTGACCACATATGGACAACGTTGAATACTGGATACTGCGCGATCACTCCGTCATAGTCGTCCGGATAGCGTTGGGCAGCTTGCACTGCCTCATGCCCTCCCTGCGAGCCTCCGTTGAAATAGGTGTACTTGGGCTTTTGCGCATACATCTTGTCCACGAGGTACTTGGCGACGTCTATCGTCTTCTTGATTGAATGCTGGCCGAAATTGAGCAATTGCTCTTGGTTAAGTGCAAAGGACGCGTTGGCGTTTGAAGCTGCGTCATGGCCAGAATCAGAGCCTAAGGTCGCATAGCCACGGGCCAGAGGAGTTGGTGTGCTGGGCAGTTCACCAGATGACGAGCCAGTTCCCGTTACCACCGATCCATTGAGGCCGCCACCGCCAAACTGAAGCACCCGCTGGTTCCAGCTTTTGGGCAAATTGACCTGAAATCGAATCGGCTGAGCGGCCGAGTCCACCGGCAAAATAGTGCCTGTCACCAAGCAATACGTTCGCGATTGTCCTCCTGAATCCACATCGTTTGTGTCGACGGCATCGCTTACGTTTGCTCCTTTGGTGGGAAGACCGATTAACGCCGCCGGGATGAATGCGCCGCGCAACGAGCTGCATGCAAGCTTCTGCTCAACATTTGCAAGCGCCGGCCCTGTAGTGTCCTGACTGGCCCCCCGGTCGTCGCTCCCATCGCCGCATCCGGCAACTACGACCATTGCAGATGCAACTGCAACGTGGATTGGTTTCATGAGTGTCTCCTTTTGTTATATGCATTGCGCTGATTGATTCGGTGGAAGGTAAATTAGGTGCGATCAACCCCCTCCGGTGCAGCCAGCCGGAAGTCTGTCGCGCCTCATTTGCGCGTCTATATATGGGGATTTTTGGAGTGCTGCGTCGATGCACTTGCGCGCCCAAGAGGAAGGCAAATTTGACGCAAGCAAGCTCCTCCGGTGTAGCCAACCGAATTTCTTTCGCGCAACATTTGCGCGGGTTTCTACAGCTATTTAGGAGGAGCTGCGCGGAGGCTCCCGCGCACCCAAAAGAGGGTCAGTCCAGCTTAATTTTCGACCTCTGAATCAGTGGGCCCCAGTAGGCCTGCTCTTGTTCCATGAGCTTGGACATTTCAGAGGAAGACATGGTGTAGGGCTCGTAGGTGAAGATCGTGAGCTTCTCACGTATTTCTGGCGACTGCATCACCTTGGCGATCTCTGTATTGAGGCGTTGGATAACGTCTTTGGGAGTGCCCTTTGGCGCCAGCAGGCCGTTCCAGCCGCCAACAGTCCAGTCCTTGGGGGCTCCCGATTCTGCGGCTGTTGGCACCTTGTCGTAGCCTCCGATGCGTCGTGGACCTGCCGCAGCCAAGAATCGCACCTTTCCAGATTGCAACATAGGGCCAGCTGTAGCTGCTGAGGCGATCGCCCAATCTGTCTCTCCCATCGCGAGGCCCGTATAGAGTTGTGAAGACTCCTTATAAGGCACATGGGTCATCTGTATTCCGGTTGAAGCCTCCAACATCAACCCTCCCAGGTGAGCGGGACTGGCGACTCCCCAGGACCCATAGGAAACGCTCTTGGGTTTGGCCTTTGCGGCTGCAATTAGATCGCTCATGGTCTGCCACTTGGAGTTTGCAGACACGGCAACAAAGAAGTAGTTCCGCACCAATGGAGTGATTGGATCAAAGTCACGCGTTGCGCTGTAGGGAAGCTTGTCGAACAGATGCGGCTGAGTACCGATGTGGAAGCTATCCATGTGCACCAGTGTGTAGCCGTCAGGAGCTGCCGTCCTGGCAGCTTGGAAAGCGATGAAGCCACTACCTCCTGGTTTGTTTTCCACCACCACGGGCTGCCCCAGTACAGGACCGAGTTTTTCCGCGAGGTTGCGCAACAACACGTCGGGCCCCTGGCCCGCAGGGAACGGTGTCACGATCTTGATGGGCCTTACGGGATAGGTCTGCGCTTGTGCCAGCGAGGGCGCTGTTTGAGCGATCAGCGCGCATAGGACTGCGCCGAAAAATCCTTGTCTCTTCATATTTGTCTCGTGGAATTGTTGTTACGGTGAGAAAATTCTATTGATCGAGATCAAACACAATTAAACTGTTTTTTGGTTTTCTATTAACGCTTTTTTGAACAAATGGATATCACAACCCACATCCAGACATTTGTCGAAGTGGTTCGATGCAACGGCTTTTCCGAAGCCGCAAGACAGTTGCATGTAGTGCCATCGGTTATCGCCAAGCGTGTCTCTCAGCTGGAGCAGGAACTACAAATCAAGCTGTTCGACAGAACCACCCGCAGAGTAACGCTCACGGAGGCTGGTGAACGCCTGCACGCACGTGCAGCGAGCGTTGTAGCTGAATTCGAGGAATTGATGCACGACGTACGTCGAGACGAAGGAAAACCGGAAGGGCATCTGCGCGTGATGGCACCAACAACTTTGACAATGGAACAACTCGGGGGCGTCTTCTGCTGCTTCTTAGCCGCCCATCCACGTATCACTATGGAAATTTCGCTGGTTGACCGCTCGACCAACCCTGCCGAAAGCGGTTTTGACATAGCGATAAGCGGTCGAGCTGCAAGCTATGAGGGAGTCGTAGATGTACCGCTGTGCCCGGTTAACCTCACGCTATGCGCGGCACCTGCTTACCTTGAACAATTTGGCATGCCGAACCATCCTCGGGACCTGGCTGACCATGCGTGCCTGGCATTTTCGGCCACCGGCTTGACCTGGGCATTTCAGAGTAATCGCGGCGCGTTGACGATCGATGTGCGACCGCGTCTGATCGCTGATGACAACCGCACTTTGTTAAGGGCAGCGCTTCAAGCGCTGGGTGTAGTGGCTCTTCCACAATACATTGCAGGCCCGTCGCTTGATAGTGGTGCACTAGTCGAAGTTCTCCCGAAGTTCCCCCTCCAGGAGAATTGGTTTAAGGCCTATGTACCACGTCGCAAGATGAGTGTTACCAGAGTTCGGGCGTTGCTAGACTACCTTCAGGCCAACTGGTCAAACGTGGGCACTCAATGAGTTTCATCTTCGACCCCACTTGCAAAGCGTTTTTGCATGAACCCACCTTTGCAAATCGGCTTCAACATTAACAATTCAACCGCAACGCGATGCAACGCTACCAGCGAACATAGCGCTTGTAGCTAGAACTGCGAGGATGATGATGCTCCACCATGGCATGAATGTCCTTGTGAAAGAGAGAGACATAATGTGCCGTAGTCTCTAGGCGTTCATGGCCAAGCAACAACTGGATGGTGTGCAGTGACGCCCTGCCCTGATATAGGTGAGACGCGAACGCGTGGCGCAGTGTGTGAGGCGTCAGTTGCAGACCGCATTCGCGTCCATACCGACTAACCATACGTCGCAATTGGTAGTATCGGTAGTCAGGATAGCGTCCGCTACTCACAAACAACTTCGCCGTCGACCGGTTGCCGTGTCCTCCCGCCCTGAGTATCAGTTGTCGCGCTGCTTTGTATTGAGCGATCCAATAATATGCATGCTCTCCAACGACAACCAGGCGCTCTTTGCACCCCTTCCCCCAGATCTGCATGGGTTTTCCCCTTGAAGGAACCTGGTCGAGAGTGAGGTTCAGCAGTTCTGCCGCGCGAAGACCCGACCCATAAAGCAGCTCCAGAACCGCTCGATCTCGCATGCCCTTGGCGGTTGTTGTGTCAGGCAGCTCCATCAACTGCGCGATGTCACCACTCGATGGCGGCACCTTTGGACGGCGTAGGCCACCACGAAGAGGCAGCAGCGCGCGTTGGATACCGAGATCCACAATGCCAGTGTCCTTCGCCCAAGCATATAGTCGTTGAAGCATCCATTGCTTTAGTCGAAGTGCCGACACAGATCTAATACCCCTCCAGCTCAGTAAGAAGACTTGCAGATCGTCGACAGAAGCATGATCCCAAGATCGTCCGGTTGCTTCTAAAAGCCAATTGTTGAAAGCCCTCAACTGAACCTGAAGCACTTGGAGCGTGCTTTCCGCAAGCCCATCTTGAAAAAAAAGATCAGTTAGAAAATCTCCAAAACGGAAATCCCAGCCGGCGGGAACATCCATCGTGCCGGCAACAAGCAAATTATTCATTCATCTACCCGTGTGAATGCCCGCACGAAGAAGCCGCCTCATCGGCGCCTTCTTTGGCTGGCGAGACACACACCTCGACAGTTCAAAATATAGATCAATTCGGAATTGATATGTCAAGCGGAAACCATGATGTATGTAACGCACGGTTTCCGCTGGAGGCAACGCCGACCGCTCCCTAAAGTGCGGTCCATGCAAAAGCAATCACATATCAAAGCAATGCCTCGCGTAGTGAGAGGCAGGCTTGCCGCAGCCGCGGCTTTGTTCGTTGGCCTGACCGCTGGAGCAATAGCTGCAGACGTATCAGAGAAGGTTGCGGCGCAGATCAAGGCCGGCGTCAACGCAAACACGAACGGAGCGGTGCGTGTAGAGCAAATCAATACAACACCGCTCACCAACATCTATGAGGTGATTTCCGAAGGGGAGATATTCTATGTGAATGAAACGGGTCGTTACAGTTTTGTCGGCGGCTCGTTGATGGATTTGAAGAGCAAAACAGACCTGACCGCCTTGCAACAAGACAAGAGGATGGTCATTCCATTCAACAAGCTTCCCCTGCAGCACGCGATTAAGGAAGTGCACGGAGATGGAAGCCGTGTGATGGCGCTCTTCGAAGACCCGTTCTGCCCCATTTGCCGAGTCTTCACAAAGTTTGTCGACCAGATCGACAACGTGACGATCTGTCGCTTCATCTTCCCTATCACTGATCGGCGAAGTCAATCTCTTGCACGGATGGCCTGGTGCTCACGCGACCGTGCCGGCGTGTGGAAAGCCATCATGGACGGCGCACGGCCGCAATTGCCCGAGTCGTGCAACACCGACGGTTTGGTAGAGATCCTCAAGCTCGGTGAGCGCTATGGCATGAACAACACGCCCACCGTGGTGCTGGCAAGCGGCAAGCGCTTGGTTGGCGCCACACCGCCCGAGCAATTCATGGATGAGTTGGAGCGTGGCGGTCGTTTGAAGGCGGACCAACGATGATCGCGCCCGCCTCCGTTCGCCCCCTCATTTCTGCCCTATTCCCTGCGCTTGCCATTGCCATGGCGACAAGCGCTCACGCGCAGTCCTGGGAGACCATGCGAGAAGTCGTCTTCGACGGCTCGGTGTTTTCGTCCACGGGTACAGCGGAGGACCGGGAGATCCTCAAGACAGTTTGGGCAACAGAGCTTTCCGCTTCACGACTGGGCAGTGCAGGAAAGCGCATGCCTGCGTTCGCGCTGCTGGGTGACACCGCAACCGCTGAGGGCAAAGTCATCTTCAGCATGTTCGCCGCTGCGGGGAACACACTTTGCCTGGATGCACCAAATGGCGCGGCAGCCATGGACATCTACAGCGTCTGCACCATGCGTGTCATCGCTTGGCCGCCAAGACCTGGACTGCGCGCCATTGAACTCCCCGGCTACTGCATGTTGTACGCCAATACCGACCGATCGCAGAACCGCGTCGAGTACCGCATAGAGCAGTCCCAGCCAGCCCTGACGATTCGATTCCGGGCATGGCAGTTCGGCAAAGTCATTCCCGCATGTAATCGCGCTATGCGCCTGAGCTAGACATGAGCTGCCGCTTTTTCCTGCGTCTATCCAAGCTTGCGTGGCTATTGCCAGCCGTGGCTTTGGCCGCCATCGTCAGCTCTGCAGACATTACCCAAGCCATTCAAAACTCGCCAAATGCGAGTGCCTGGCTCAAGCAGAACGCGCAGGCCGTGGCCAACCTTGCTATCAACGTTGAATCGGGCGGCAACACCAGCGCATTCAACGGCAGCTGCTGCTATGGCGTCCTGCAGATGAACAGGACAAACATCGCCAAGTATGCAGGAGTGACACCTGAACAGTATCGCCAACTGCCCCTGCAGGCCCAGATCGATGCTTGGTCCCAACTGACCGCCGACGCCATGCGCTCCGGCGTGGTCCGCCAATTGATTGGCTTGGGCACTTTTGATGGGCGCGCCGTTGACGGGAATCTGGTGCTCGCTTGCGTGCAGCTTGGCATCGGCAACTGCCAGCGAATGATTAACTCAGGGTCTTGCCGTGGCTTTGCCGACAGCAATGGCACATCTATATGCGACATGGCCGACAGGATGGCCAATGGACGACCTACCAACCCAGGCAACACCAACCCGCCCGGAAACGGCTCTGGAAGCACGGGTGGCAACGGTGGCACCGGGTTGGGGGGGAACAGCTGCCCGCGAGACGCCACCGGTGCATGCATGGAAGTCTCGGCAGCAATGCAGCAAGGCTTCCTGCAGGGCTCCGGGATGCAGATGCCCAGCCTCAAGCAAATGCTCCTTGCAGGAAGCGGCGCGTTTTTCTTTCTTGTCAC
This region of Comamonas thiooxydans genomic DNA includes:
- a CDS encoding porin; translated protein: MKKIALLPLAAALCVAYTSAHAQSSVTMYGLVDTAVEHLSNTPTGSLTRMPNLSGSLPSRLGFRGAEDLGNGIRAIFTLEMGFGVDSGTLNQGGRGFGRQSFVGVAGPWGTVTLGRQYTMLYWSMLDSDLLGPNLFGSGSLDSYFPNARVDNSIAYRGKFGGFDVGATYSLGRDTVNAGPSPSGTNCAGESSTDKSACRAWSAMVKYDTESWGVAGSIDEFKGGAGAFAGLTSSSKTDRRAMINGWAKIAGAKLGVGLVDRHNDGSAATPRSKLWWVGVGYPITPQLNVEAQYFKLDYRNSANQANLWAVRGTYALSKRTAVYATAGRISNDGSLALSVSGAAAGGAPAAGAGQTGIGAGIRHSF
- a CDS encoding aromatic ring-hydroxylating dioxygenase subunit alpha, with product MDLIVERPIEFEIQTEREFKLGGFADHTTPLVRNCWYVAALASEVSRDIISRRLLGVDVALYRTLAGEPVAVRNRCPHRSFPLSKGTLVGDVLVCGYHGMQFDPSGRCVNMPAMPIVPTNANVRSFPVVERGALIWIWMGDADHADEAMVPDTSWLASPEWKSVSGFFHLKSDYVAMHENLLDQTHFPFLHPGAIGTPEYARSRLKVREEGNAVIIDRELRNSPPPGVYAMPTGLTGKPVDRFSDARFVSPALHTAYARIVDNNDPSGTPRTYRFNISHIFTPESNNAIHYWWFCSRNFKLEDSAVDEHLHSASTKAYKEDVDALEWIMEGILNDSEPQFDLNFAPDKPGLMMRQILYRMAAVEAGVKL
- a CDS encoding gallate dioxygenase gives rise to the protein MAQIIGCIGTSHVPTIGVAYDKGKQEDPAWKPLFDGYKPVAQWLKEQEVDTLVVFYNDHASAFFFDLYPTFSVGIGEQFEVADEGAGKRPLPPIRGDLDLQMHIAESLVNDEFDIATFQDRPLDHGCASPLPLLWPHAQGWPGRVVPIAINVLQFPLPTAARCWKLGQAVRRAVESFSGARRVAIVGTGGLSHQVHGERTGFNNEEWDHQFLDMLQHDPEALTKMTHADYMRLGGAESVEQIMWLAMRGAMKPKIELLHLNYYLATTTAMTVALYEERA
- a CDS encoding protocatechuate 3,4-dioxygenase (extradiol catechol dioxygenase that catalyzes the oxidative cleavage of substituted catechols; part of the bacterial aromatic compound degradation pathway), whose product is MTTASNPQLAGAEHLQGTYAFDLRASYRALRLNRFFWRFTDPVWRGRFADDPEDLMKEAALTEEEMDLMRRHDWIGLIRYGVSFFLLEKYARISKWTNLEVYAAMRGESFETFMQTRRVPDAR
- a CDS encoding PDR/VanB family oxidoreductase, whose protein sequence is MASPNFEVQVAAVRQLTDRVREYLLISVNGRALPTYSAGSHIAVHTHSPEKGLIVRHYSLVGGPDLQDDARNIYRIAVQREDHARGSAHIHATFEIGTRLHIGPPINNFPLDRRDKNVLLIAGGIGITPIFSMARSLARRRCDYRVFYSGRNAGSMAYHDALHQLAGERAHFHHSDSHGQPDLLALLSTQPEGTSVYICGPKPMIDAAHAAGAALGWAAERVRSEMFTASISGDAKPFEVHLQRSNRTVHVGSNVSILDALLADGVPVLWDCRRGECGLCPLRVIKAEGGIEHHDHYLTTEEKATDESLCICVSRARGTSLVLDA
- a CDS encoding MFS transporter — translated: MKASSTTVNVKAFIDDRGIAPRQWLLVALCFLIVAADGMDVAIMGFLAPSIIHEWGISRAGFGWVMTAAPVGLVIGALAAGPLSDRVGRKTMLLASVFVFGLFSLLTAFTQSVESMVVMRLLTGIGLGAAMPNTSTLLSEYLPERRRSLLITVMFIGFGVGSAVVGFAAGWMIPHWGWRSVLVAGGVLPLVLLPFLAIYLPESVRLMLVQGVSAERIAKTLSKVCQARFEPSTAFFAPEPAVKSQKPIGVLFSTGYRFLTVSLWVTYFMGLLVIYLITGWLPTLMKDAGLPISQAANIVAMFQTGGIVGAVLTGWVMDKLKPSLVIGAAYVGGAICVLGMGSAGATSDAMPLWMLAAGFFMNGAQTGLNAFAPACYPTLARATGVSWMQGMGRFGSILGSAVGGILLSVGWGFGGIVSVLAIPAALAAVAMLANRGASSHSGRTKNELAH